In Streptomyces seoulensis, the following are encoded in one genomic region:
- a CDS encoding ABC transporter ATP-binding protein, whose protein sequence is MIDAKQLAKRYGEKTAVDGLDFVVKPGTVTGFLGPNGAGKSTTMRMIVGLDAPTSGTVTVNGRRYEQHRAPLQEVGTLLEARSIHPGRSAYQHLRALALTHGIPRRRVDEVIGITGLGSVAGKRAGAFSLGMGQRLGIAAALLGDPRTVMLDEPVNGLDPEGVLWIRNLLTSLAAEGRTVFVSSHLMSEVALVADHLIVIGRGRMLADTTVRELVREAGGNTVRVAAQDPARLREVLAGPGVEITGQAGAEELQVTGLSARDIGLRAAEHGIALFELHTRQVSLEEAFMELTRDSVEYQGTPAEALASTGRPA, encoded by the coding sequence ATGATCGATGCTAAGCAACTCGCCAAGAGGTACGGCGAGAAAACCGCCGTGGACGGCCTGGACTTCGTCGTGAAGCCCGGCACCGTGACGGGCTTCCTGGGACCCAACGGTGCGGGCAAGTCCACGACCATGCGCATGATCGTGGGGCTGGACGCCCCCACGAGCGGCACCGTCACGGTGAACGGACGCCGCTACGAGCAGCACCGGGCACCCCTCCAGGAGGTCGGCACCCTTCTGGAGGCCAGGTCGATCCACCCCGGCCGCTCGGCGTACCAGCACCTCAGGGCGCTGGCGCTGACCCACGGCATCCCCCGCCGGCGCGTCGACGAGGTCATCGGCATCACCGGTCTGGGCAGCGTGGCCGGGAAGCGGGCCGGTGCCTTCTCGCTCGGCATGGGACAGCGGCTCGGCATCGCCGCGGCGCTGCTGGGCGACCCGCGGACCGTGATGCTGGACGAACCCGTCAACGGGCTGGACCCCGAGGGTGTGCTCTGGATCCGCAACCTGCTGACGTCGCTCGCGGCGGAGGGCCGCACGGTGTTCGTGTCCTCGCATCTGATGAGCGAAGTGGCTCTGGTGGCGGACCACTTGATCGTGATCGGGCGTGGCCGGATGCTGGCCGACACGACCGTGCGGGAGCTGGTGCGCGAGGCCGGCGGGAACACCGTACGGGTGGCGGCTCAGGACCCCGCGCGGCTGCGGGAGGTGCTGGCGGGGCCCGGGGTGGAGATCACCGGACAGGCCGGTGCGGAGGAGCTTCAGGTGACCGGGTTGTCGGCGCGCGACATCGGCCTGCGGGCGGCCGAGCACGGGATCGCCCTGTTCGAGCTGCATACGCGTCAGGTCTCGCTGGAGGAGGCGTTCATGGAACTGACCAGGGACTCCGTCGAATATCAAGGCACCCCGGCCGAGGCTCTCGCGTCCACCGGGAGGCCGGCGTGA
- a CDS encoding ABC transporter permease, translating to MSTLTAATETPSAASGRPAYRVTGRRVLASEWAKLFSLRSSWIVLGLSLLFVVGFGLIAALRYRSGIGSGQINQDFARQNAVGLSLFGTNFAQLALGVLGVLVTAGEYSTGMIRSTLAAVPRRLPVLWAKAAVTGLVALVVATAGAFVAFLFGSRIVAGTPGAMDFSHAGVVRSLLGAGLYLCLVAVIGTALGALLRSVAGAISALVAALMLIPGLITLLPSAWHDGISPYLPSNAGASMFAVTRDATTLAPGTGLLVLLAWTALTLAGAACRLRRADA from the coding sequence GTGAGCACCCTCACCGCGGCCACCGAGACCCCGTCCGCCGCGAGCGGCCGTCCTGCCTACCGCGTCACCGGACGCCGTGTCCTCGCCTCGGAGTGGGCCAAACTCTTCTCCCTGCGCTCTTCCTGGATCGTCCTCGGACTGAGCCTGTTGTTCGTCGTCGGCTTCGGACTGATCGCCGCGCTCCGCTACCGGTCCGGGATCGGCTCCGGGCAGATCAACCAGGACTTCGCCCGGCAGAACGCCGTTGGCCTGTCCCTGTTCGGCACGAACTTCGCCCAGCTGGCCCTGGGTGTCCTCGGGGTGCTGGTCACCGCCGGGGAGTACTCCACTGGCATGATCCGCTCGACGCTGGCCGCCGTGCCGCGCCGGCTCCCGGTGCTGTGGGCCAAGGCCGCCGTGACCGGGCTGGTCGCGCTGGTCGTCGCGACGGCGGGGGCGTTCGTGGCCTTCCTGTTCGGCAGCCGGATCGTCGCCGGTACGCCCGGGGCCATGGACTTCTCGCACGCGGGCGTCGTACGGAGTCTGCTGGGCGCCGGGCTCTACCTGTGCCTGGTCGCCGTGATCGGGACCGCGCTGGGTGCCCTCCTGCGCTCCGTGGCCGGCGCCATCTCGGCTCTGGTCGCCGCCCTGATGCTGATCCCGGGCCTGATCACCCTGCTCCCGAGCGCGTGGCACGACGGCATCAGCCCCTACCTGCCCAGCAACGCGGGCGCGTCGATGTTCGCCGTCACCCGCGACGCCACCACGCTGGCCCCCGGTACGGGCCTGCTGGTCCTCCTCGCCTGGACCGCGCTGACGCTGGCCGGTGCCGCCTGTCGCCTGCGGCGCGCCGACGCGTGA
- a CDS encoding M56 family metallopeptidase: MTWFLVLVVPALGFPWGAAPLARRLALLLPPREACWALTGAAVLLAGSTIAALAGLFQVPFLAALERMSLPQVLADWPAVVPFACTAGAVMLGQAVLLLRRWVRQRTLLRRAWRMAGEGTGDGDLLVIPVADVDAFALPGYRGRSGRVVMTSGTVRALRPGERAVLLAHERAHLAGRHHLLSALVDLATVVHPALRGLRAPLAFHLERWADEAAARAVGDRRKTAAAIARAALAGTPAGRGGGYPLLSAARGPVPRRVEALLLPEPTAPRGTARRAGAAALAGTVVVAAVAALGAAYGLHEYVEYAARQLTGAG, encoded by the coding sequence GTGACGTGGTTCCTGGTCCTGGTGGTGCCGGCCCTGGGGTTTCCCTGGGGCGCCGCCCCGCTCGCCCGTCGTCTGGCCCTGCTCCTTCCGCCCCGCGAGGCGTGCTGGGCACTGACGGGCGCGGCGGTCCTCCTCGCGGGCAGCACGATCGCGGCGCTGGCCGGTCTGTTCCAGGTACCCTTCCTCGCCGCTCTGGAGCGGATGTCCTTGCCCCAGGTGCTCGCGGACTGGCCTGCCGTGGTGCCGTTCGCCTGCACGGCGGGCGCGGTCATGCTCGGCCAGGCCGTGCTGCTGCTCCGCCGGTGGGTGCGACAGCGTACGTTGCTGCGGCGCGCCTGGCGGATGGCCGGTGAGGGCACGGGGGACGGGGATCTGCTCGTGATCCCTGTCGCCGACGTGGACGCCTTCGCGCTTCCCGGGTACCGGGGGCGGTCCGGCCGGGTCGTCATGACCTCAGGGACGGTGCGGGCGCTGAGGCCGGGCGAACGCGCGGTGCTGCTCGCGCACGAGCGGGCTCATCTGGCCGGCCGCCACCACCTGCTGTCGGCGCTCGTCGACCTCGCCACCGTGGTCCACCCGGCTCTCCGGGGGCTGCGCGCACCGCTCGCCTTCCACCTGGAGCGCTGGGCGGACGAGGCGGCGGCCCGCGCCGTTGGAGACCGCAGGAAGACGGCCGCGGCCATCGCACGGGCGGCCCTGGCAGGGACGCCCGCCGGTCGTGGGGGCGGCTACCCGCTGCTGTCGGCGGCGCGCGGACCCGTGCCACGGCGTGTCGAGGCGCTCCTCCTCCCCGAACCGACGGCCCCACGCGGGACCGCCCGCCGAGCCGGAGCCGCTGCCCTGGCGGGAACAGTGGTGGTCGCGGCGGTGGCGGCTCTCGGGGCGGCTTACGGGCTGCACGAGTACGTCGAGTACGCGGCCCGGCAGTTGACCGGCGCGGGGTAG
- a CDS encoding BlaI/MecI/CopY family transcriptional regulator gives MPDKRREERRAHGELAADVLAVLWAAGKPLTAQEVNAALDQGLARTTMATTLTRLFEKGVLRRTPAGRGFAYEPVEDAAGLVADRMRRELESEPARDLVLKRFVSSLSEDDEETLRRLLLEAESDPE, from the coding sequence ATGCCGGACAAGCGTCGGGAGGAGAGGCGCGCCCACGGCGAGCTGGCCGCGGACGTACTGGCCGTGCTGTGGGCGGCCGGCAAGCCGCTGACCGCGCAGGAGGTCAACGCGGCGCTCGACCAGGGGCTGGCCAGGACCACCATGGCCACCACCCTGACCCGTCTCTTCGAGAAGGGCGTCCTGCGCCGCACCCCTGCGGGACGCGGCTTCGCCTACGAACCGGTGGAGGACGCGGCGGGGCTGGTCGCCGACCGGATGCGCCGCGAACTGGAGAGCGAACCCGCCCGCGATCTGGTCCTCAAACGGTTCGTGTCCTCCCTGTCCGAGGATGACGAGGAGACCCTGCGACGCCTGCTCCTCGAAGCGGAGTCCGACCCCGAGTGA
- a CDS encoding copper amine oxidase produces the protein MQVPYGTTLRHARNRAAALLSAIALLGSPAALASPASAAAAPADCSSAYKIEQTLDGGTTWRMCWHYNTFSGLVLDKVGYQPKGEAKPIRVLAGARLAQVHVPYDDGEAEYDDVTGTDFGQQLQKLRPDECPGGTIKSVKVPDRGTVAGLCVTTRARGHAYRLNNDASTDGNGHLYTAQGKDLLVYTVNKASWYEYITEWRFASDGTISSNVGATGSLSPYDFDGGDTRGWPIGKGSQAKAESHAHNVFWRLDFALDGSTRTKAEQYDSKVTAPSGRGSPTTSTRRTPITKELSGDRTDMRWWRVVSTAGKNKDGHPRSYEIVPGASQKHPGRPYTRHDVFFTQYKACEQYASDNPGCPNGSPTSVDRFVNGETLTHPITWVNIGFHHIARDEDQQPMPVHWQGFSLASRDVTAMNPLTPRDLAGANGHPHP, from the coding sequence ATGCAGGTCCCGTACGGCACCACACTCCGGCATGCCCGAAACCGGGCAGCGGCGCTCCTCTCGGCCATCGCCCTCCTCGGCTCACCGGCCGCCCTGGCGAGCCCCGCGTCCGCCGCTGCCGCCCCGGCCGACTGCAGCAGTGCCTACAAGATCGAGCAGACCCTCGACGGCGGCACCACCTGGCGCATGTGCTGGCACTACAACACGTTCTCCGGCCTGGTCCTGGACAAGGTCGGCTACCAGCCCAAGGGCGAGGCCAAGCCCATCCGCGTCCTCGCCGGCGCCCGCCTCGCCCAGGTCCATGTGCCCTACGACGACGGCGAGGCCGAGTACGACGACGTCACCGGCACCGACTTCGGGCAGCAGCTGCAGAAGCTGCGCCCCGACGAATGCCCCGGCGGCACCATCAAGTCCGTCAAGGTCCCCGACCGGGGCACCGTCGCGGGCCTGTGTGTCACCACCCGCGCCCGGGGTCACGCCTACCGGCTCAACAACGACGCCAGCACCGACGGCAACGGTCACCTCTACACGGCCCAGGGCAAGGACCTGCTGGTCTACACCGTCAACAAGGCGTCGTGGTACGAATACATCACCGAGTGGCGCTTCGCCTCCGACGGCACCATCAGCTCCAACGTCGGTGCCACCGGCAGCCTTTCGCCCTACGACTTCGACGGCGGCGACACCCGGGGCTGGCCCATCGGCAAGGGCTCCCAGGCCAAGGCCGAGAGCCACGCCCACAACGTCTTCTGGCGGCTGGACTTCGCCCTGGACGGCTCCACCAGGACCAAGGCCGAGCAGTACGACTCCAAGGTCACCGCGCCCAGCGGCCGGGGCAGCCCGACCACCAGCACCCGCCGCACGCCGATCACCAAGGAACTCAGCGGTGACCGCACCGACATGCGCTGGTGGCGGGTGGTGAGCACCGCCGGCAAGAACAAGGACGGCCACCCCCGCTCGTACGAGATCGTGCCCGGCGCCAGCCAGAAGCACCCCGGGCGGCCGTACACCAGGCACGACGTGTTCTTCACCCAGTACAAGGCGTGCGAGCAGTACGCGAGCGACAACCCGGGGTGCCCGAACGGCAGTCCCACCAGCGTGGACAGGTTCGTGAACGGGGAGACGCTGACCCACCCGATCACCTGGGTGAACATCGGCTTCCACCACATCGCCCGGGACGAGGACCAGCAGCCGATGCCGGTGCACTGGCAGGGCTTCTCCCTGGCATCGCGTGACGTGACCGCCATGAACCCGCTCACCCCGCGCGACCTGGCCGGCGCGAACGGGCATCCCCACCCATGA
- a CDS encoding purine-cytosine permease family protein codes for MDRAGRDEQTDARTKGSPGGVIERHSIDVVPDGERHGRAFSQFTLWLGANLQITAIVTGALAVVFGGDVVWSLVGLVAGNLLGGAVMALHSAQGPRLGLPQMIQSRAQFGVRGAAVPLFLVILMYIGFFASGSVLAGQATARLTHTGDTTGIIAFAVLTAVVAAVGYRVIHVVGRVASVVCALAFVFLGIRLLDRVDLGALLGDAHFSLPMFLLTMSLSASWQLAFGPYVADYSRYLPRTTSARATFWWTLSGSALGSQWSMTFGVLVAASAGERFFDDQVGYVVSLGGAGLAASLLYFVIALGKLTINVLNTYGGFISMVTGISGFRGRRTLSPRGRAAYIAVIMVTGTAMALLGKGSFLVSFKDFLLFLLTFFTPWSAINLVDYYLISRERYDIPALFDPHGRYGAWRADALIVYTVGVLAQLPFLATSFYAGPLVAPLGGADVSWIVGLAVPATLYRLLARSGRSANGTDAGMEFAATSGEVAACSTPVDR; via the coding sequence ATGGACAGGGCCGGTCGTGACGAGCAGACGGACGCGCGCACCAAGGGCAGCCCCGGTGGTGTGATCGAGCGGCATTCCATCGACGTGGTGCCGGACGGTGAGCGACACGGCCGGGCGTTCAGTCAGTTCACGCTCTGGCTCGGGGCGAACCTCCAGATCACCGCCATCGTCACCGGCGCCCTCGCCGTCGTCTTCGGCGGTGATGTCGTCTGGTCGCTCGTGGGGCTCGTCGCCGGCAACCTGCTGGGCGGCGCGGTCATGGCGCTGCACTCCGCGCAGGGCCCGAGGCTCGGACTCCCGCAGATGATCCAGTCGCGGGCGCAGTTCGGCGTACGGGGTGCCGCCGTGCCGCTGTTCCTGGTCATCCTGATGTACATCGGGTTCTTCGCGAGCGGCAGCGTGCTCGCCGGGCAGGCCACCGCCCGCCTCACCCACACCGGCGACACCACGGGCATCATCGCCTTCGCGGTGCTCACCGCCGTCGTGGCCGCGGTCGGCTACCGCGTCATCCACGTCGTCGGCCGCGTCGCGAGCGTCGTCTGCGCCCTCGCGTTCGTCTTCCTGGGCATCCGGCTGCTCGACCGCGTCGACCTGGGCGCGCTCCTCGGCGACGCCCACTTCTCGCTGCCGATGTTCCTGCTGACCATGTCGCTGTCCGCCTCCTGGCAGCTCGCCTTCGGCCCGTACGTCGCCGACTACTCGCGCTATCTGCCGCGTACGACCAGTGCGCGGGCGACCTTCTGGTGGACCCTGTCCGGCTCGGCGCTCGGCTCCCAGTGGTCCATGACGTTCGGCGTGCTGGTGGCGGCGAGTGCGGGGGAGCGGTTCTTCGACGACCAGGTCGGTTACGTCGTCTCGCTCGGCGGCGCCGGGCTGGCCGCGTCGCTGCTGTACTTCGTCATCGCCCTGGGCAAGCTCACCATCAACGTCCTCAACACCTACGGCGGCTTCATCTCCATGGTCACGGGGATCAGCGGCTTCCGTGGCCGGCGGACGCTGTCGCCGCGCGGCCGGGCCGCGTACATCGCCGTGATCATGGTGACCGGCACCGCGATGGCGCTTCTCGGCAAGGGCAGCTTCCTCGTCTCGTTCAAGGACTTCCTGCTGTTCCTGCTGACCTTCTTCACCCCCTGGTCGGCCATCAACCTCGTGGACTACTACCTGATCTCCCGCGAGCGTTACGACATCCCCGCCCTCTTCGACCCGCACGGCCGCTACGGCGCCTGGCGCGCCGACGCCCTGATCGTCTACACGGTCGGTGTCCTGGCCCAACTCCCCTTCCTGGCAACCTCGTTCTACGCCGGCCCCCTGGTCGCCCCGCTCGGCGGCGCGGACGTGTCCTGGATCGTCGGACTCGCCGTACCGGCCACGCTGTACCGGCTGCTGGCGAGGTCCGGCAGGTCCGCCAACGGCACCGATGCGGGGATGGAGTTCGCGGCTACGAGCGGCGAAGTAGCCGCCTGCTCCACGCCAGTTGACCGCTGA
- a CDS encoding SRPBCC family protein → MTTERFEVTRQLAASPATIFDVLRSPQGHVAIDSSGMLQSAEGDPVNAVGDEFVVHMDREALGDLPMGRYDVTVIITRYEPDTLLEWTISGTIQPPIRHLYGYRLTPNESGTLVTSYYDWSQIDDKYRKAGIFPVIPEAGLRATLGILARTVARD, encoded by the coding sequence ATGACGACGGAACGATTTGAAGTCACGCGCCAGCTGGCCGCCTCCCCCGCGACGATCTTCGATGTGCTGCGCTCCCCGCAGGGCCATGTGGCCATCGACAGCTCCGGAATGCTCCAGTCCGCGGAGGGCGACCCGGTGAACGCCGTGGGGGACGAGTTCGTCGTCCACATGGACCGGGAGGCGCTCGGAGACCTCCCCATGGGCCGCTACGACGTGACCGTGATCATCACCCGCTACGAGCCCGACACCCTCCTGGAATGGACGATCTCGGGCACCATCCAGCCGCCCATCCGCCACCTCTACGGCTACCGCCTCACCCCCAACGAGTCCGGCACGCTGGTCACTTCGTACTACGACTGGAGCCAGATCGACGACAAGTACCGCAAGGCGGGCATCTTCCCCGTCATCCCGGAAGCCGGCCTCCGCGCCACCCTCGGAATCCTGGCTCGCACGGTGGCGCGGGACTAG
- a CDS encoding 2'-5' RNA ligase family protein, with protein MRTVELLPDEATEERVRRVWGRLAELGMPSLAGHRHPTNRPHLTLTTASELPWDARPSLTEALSVLPLPLRLAGTLRFEGRTSTLAWGVVPEAGLAALQRQVWELLPGAGNPLFEPENWVPHLSLGRTRSGPGSWPTELLPAELSDPWEGAFVSARSYDSELRTVEGLAQPPA; from the coding sequence GTGCGCACCGTGGAACTGCTGCCCGACGAGGCGACCGAGGAGCGGGTGCGGCGGGTCTGGGGACGGCTCGCGGAGCTGGGGATGCCCAGCCTGGCCGGCCACCGGCACCCGACGAACCGGCCACACCTCACGCTGACGACGGCGTCCGAGCTGCCGTGGGACGCACGGCCCTCGCTGACGGAGGCGCTCTCGGTACTCCCCCTGCCCTTGCGGCTGGCGGGGACGCTTCGGTTCGAGGGGCGAACTTCGACACTGGCGTGGGGAGTTGTGCCCGAGGCCGGGCTGGCCGCCTTGCAGCGGCAGGTGTGGGAGCTGCTGCCCGGGGCCGGGAATCCGCTCTTCGAGCCGGAGAACTGGGTGCCTCACCTCAGCCTCGGCCGGACGCGGTCGGGACCCGGCTCATGGCCCACGGAACTTCTGCCCGCCGAGCTGTCCGACCCTTGGGAGGGAGCGTTCGTATCGGCGCGGAGCTACGACAGCGAGCTGCGGACCGTGGAGGGCCTCGCCCAGCCGCCCGCCTGA
- a CDS encoding FKBP-type peptidyl-prolyl cis-trans isomerase encodes MSELTKPEVDVPEGDAPAELTVRDLVVGDGPEVKPGMVVRVHYVGVAFASGKEFDASWDRGEPYKFALGSGKVIKGWDRGVRGMRVGGRREIIVPPRLGYGNQSPSPMIPPGSTLVFVVDLLDVYSGPTGWSKG; translated from the coding sequence GTGAGCGAACTGACGAAGCCCGAGGTCGACGTCCCAGAGGGCGATGCTCCTGCCGAGCTGACCGTCCGGGATCTGGTGGTCGGGGACGGGCCCGAGGTCAAGCCGGGCATGGTGGTCCGGGTCCACTACGTCGGGGTGGCCTTCGCGTCCGGGAAGGAGTTCGACGCCTCCTGGGACCGGGGAGAGCCGTACAAGTTCGCCCTGGGCAGCGGCAAGGTCATCAAGGGCTGGGACCGGGGCGTGCGGGGGATGAGGGTCGGCGGCCGGCGCGAGATCATCGTCCCGCCGCGCCTCGGGTACGGCAATCAGTCGCCGTCTCCCATGATCCCGCCGGGCTCCACCCTGGTCTTCGTGGTGGACCTGCTGGATGTGTACTCCGGCCCGACCGGGTGGAGCAAGGGCTAG
- a CDS encoding IS481 family transposase — protein MPHRNARLTVFGRRLLVERVRSGRPVAHVAAEMGISRATAHKWIRRWRTEGEAGLQDRSSRPRTTPHRTASAVEDRVCDLRQSRKLGPARIGPIVGLPTSTVHRILTRHRLNQLAWIDRPTGTVIRRYERDRPGELIHVDVKKLGRIPDGGGHKTHGREAGRPIRGMGFDYVHSAVDDHSRLAYSEIHPDEKAATCAGFLTRAAAFFHAQGIDRIERVLTDNAWAYRKGLAWKKVLTEIGAAGKLTRPYRPQTNGKVERFNRTLLDEWAYQRPYTTNTERTDALADFLHTDNHHRCHTALGGHPPISRVNNARDQYT, from the coding sequence GTGCCCCACCGTAATGCCCGGCTGACCGTCTTCGGTAGGAGGCTGCTGGTCGAACGTGTCCGCTCAGGCCGTCCGGTCGCTCATGTGGCCGCCGAGATGGGTATCTCCCGCGCCACCGCCCATAAATGGATCCGCCGGTGGCGGACCGAGGGCGAGGCGGGACTGCAGGACCGCTCCAGCCGACCTCGCACGACGCCGCACCGGACCGCGTCCGCGGTGGAAGACCGCGTCTGCGACCTGCGGCAGAGCCGCAAGCTGGGCCCGGCCCGGATCGGCCCGATCGTGGGCCTTCCCACCTCGACCGTGCACCGGATCCTGACCCGCCACCGCCTCAACCAGTTGGCCTGGATCGACCGGCCGACCGGCACCGTCATCCGCCGTTACGAGCGTGACCGGCCCGGCGAGCTGATCCACGTGGACGTGAAGAAGCTGGGCCGGATCCCCGACGGCGGCGGCCACAAGACCCACGGCCGCGAGGCCGGCCGCCCGATCCGCGGCATGGGCTTCGACTACGTCCACTCCGCCGTCGACGACCACTCCCGCCTGGCCTACAGCGAGATCCACCCCGACGAGAAAGCCGCGACCTGCGCGGGCTTCCTGACCCGCGCGGCCGCCTTCTTCCACGCCCAGGGCATCGACCGGATCGAGCGGGTCCTGACCGACAACGCCTGGGCCTACCGCAAGGGCCTGGCCTGGAAAAAGGTGCTCACCGAGATCGGTGCGGCCGGCAAGCTGACTCGCCCCTACCGGCCGCAGACCAACGGCAAGGTCGAACGCTTCAACCGCACCCTGCTCGACGAATGGGCCTACCAGCGGCCCTACACCACCAACACCGAACGCACCGACGCCCTGGCAGACTTCCTCCACACCGACAACCACCACCGCTGCCACACCGCACTCGGAGGCCACCCACCGATCAGCCGCGTCAACAACGCTCGTGATCAATACACCTAG
- a CDS encoding TetR/AcrR family transcriptional regulator — translation MSTRTEGKSTSEARARLLDTATRIFYAEGIHSVGVDRIIAEAQVTRATLYRHFKGKDELILAYLQQADRGIRGQVDAVRAQGLPPAETVRAVGRSIAEGIRSPGFRGCAFLNAAAEYPDPAHPVHQAVLAHRQWFLETATQLMDDAGCSPAEVTGRHFVMLRDGAMAAGCLFDPALICATFLDGVEGILRTGA, via the coding sequence ATGAGCACCCGCACAGAAGGCAAGAGCACGTCCGAGGCGCGCGCGCGGCTGCTCGACACGGCGACCCGGATCTTCTACGCGGAGGGCATCCACTCCGTCGGCGTCGACCGGATCATCGCGGAGGCCCAGGTCACGCGCGCCACCCTGTACCGGCACTTCAAGGGCAAGGACGAGCTGATCCTCGCCTACCTCCAGCAGGCCGATCGCGGCATCCGGGGGCAGGTGGACGCCGTCCGGGCACAGGGCCTTCCGCCCGCCGAGACGGTCCGCGCCGTGGGCAGGTCCATCGCCGAGGGCATCCGGTCCCCCGGCTTCCGTGGCTGCGCCTTCCTGAACGCGGCGGCCGAGTACCCCGACCCGGCGCACCCCGTCCACCAGGCCGTACTGGCCCACCGGCAGTGGTTCCTGGAGACCGCCACGCAGCTCATGGACGACGCCGGCTGCTCCCCCGCCGAGGTGACCGGCCGCCACTTCGTCATGCTCCGCGACGGCGCGATGGCCGCCGGCTGCCTCTTCGACCCGGCGCTGATCTGCGCGACGTTCCTGGACGGAGTCGAGGGCATCCTGCGTACGGGCGCCTGA
- a CDS encoding SDR family NAD(P)-dependent oxidoreductase: protein MEIRGARVLVAGATGDIGSALAERLAGVGAVTALAGRDPARLAGVRERCGPGPSRIFDAWDLDGAEGTAAWAARELGGLDAVVVCVGVAAFGPVGEIGEAVAEHVMAVNALAPMAILRSASAHVSPGGLLAAVTGTVARSAPAGMADYAAAKAALATWLTATRRELRRAGVGVLEVCLPHVESGFAGRAVTGTAPPLPPGITVAEAVDVIVEGMRMDARVVDSARSKRGTT from the coding sequence GTGGAGATCCGGGGCGCGCGCGTTCTCGTCGCCGGGGCGACCGGTGACATCGGGTCGGCGCTGGCCGAGCGGCTGGCCGGGGTCGGAGCGGTGACCGCGCTCGCGGGGCGCGACCCGGCCCGGCTGGCCGGGGTGCGTGAGCGGTGCGGTCCCGGGCCCTCGCGGATTTTCGACGCCTGGGACCTCGACGGCGCCGAGGGCACGGCGGCCTGGGCGGCGCGGGAACTGGGCGGGCTCGACGCCGTGGTCGTCTGTGTGGGGGTGGCCGCGTTCGGGCCGGTCGGTGAGATCGGCGAGGCGGTCGCGGAACACGTGATGGCGGTGAACGCGCTCGCGCCGATGGCGATCCTGCGTTCCGCGTCCGCCCATGTGTCCCCGGGCGGCCTGCTCGCCGCCGTCACGGGGACCGTCGCCCGCTCGGCCCCGGCCGGCATGGCGGACTACGCGGCGGCCAAGGCCGCGCTGGCCACCTGGCTGACGGCGACCCGGCGGGAGTTGCGGCGAGCGGGGGTGGGGGTGCTGGAGGTCTGCCTGCCGCACGTCGAGTCCGGGTTCGCCGGGCGCGCGGTGACCGGCACCGCTCCGCCGCTGCCGCCGGGCATCACGGTGGCCGAGGCGGTCGACGTCATCGTGGAGGGGATGCGCATGGACGCGCGGGTCGTGGACAGCGCCCGGTCGAAGCGGGGTACGACGTGA
- a CDS encoding YqjF family protein: MEDVTPLSPRPLSRVLFRQWWRELVFLHWEVDPDEVARLLPPGTCPDLHEGRAYVGLVFFRMDHLAFGRGPAVSYLGSFGEVNVRLYSRDALGRRGVVFRSLDCDRLLPVLTARTAFGLPYRWARIHTRRTATGISYASLRRDGSGAGARVRADISPEPYEATTLEHFLTCRWGLHAQLRGRTYYLPNTHPRWTFTHCDLTSYDESAIAAAGLPAPADAPVSVLHAPGVPVRFGPPQRLP, translated from the coding sequence GTGGAGGACGTCACGCCCCTGTCCCCACGCCCCCTGTCGCGCGTCCTGTTCCGGCAATGGTGGCGTGAACTGGTCTTCCTGCACTGGGAAGTCGACCCCGACGAGGTGGCACGGCTGCTGCCTCCGGGGACGTGTCCCGACCTCCACGAGGGCCGCGCCTACGTCGGCCTCGTCTTCTTCCGCATGGACCACCTGGCCTTCGGACGGGGGCCCGCCGTCTCCTACCTGGGCAGCTTCGGCGAGGTGAATGTCCGCCTGTACAGCAGGGACGCCCTCGGGCGGCGCGGAGTGGTGTTCCGCTCCCTGGACTGCGACCGCCTGCTGCCCGTCCTGACGGCCCGGACGGCGTTCGGCCTGCCCTACCGCTGGGCCCGCATCCACACCCGCCGCACCGCCACCGGAATCTCCTACGCCAGCCTCCGGCGCGACGGTTCGGGAGCGGGCGCCCGCGTCCGGGCCGACATCTCCCCCGAGCCGTACGAGGCGACCACCCTGGAGCACTTCCTCACCTGCCGCTGGGGCCTGCACGCCCAACTCCGCGGCCGCACCTATTACTTGCCGAACACCCACCCCCGGTGGACGTTCACCCACTGCGACCTGACCTCGTACGACGAGTCAGCCATCGCGGCAGCCGGACTCCCCGCCCCGGCCGACGCCCCCGTCAGCGTCCTCCACGCCCCCGGCGTCCCCGTCCGCTTCGGCCCGCCTCAGCGGCTGCCCTAG